From the genome of Flavobacterium luteolum, one region includes:
- a CDS encoding Lrp/AsnC family transcriptional regulator gives MELLDEFDISILKELEKDGRMAFSAIATNLKISNTMVHQRINRMIEQGVIGGIKPIIQEKKIGYDWASFTGLTLNKDSDSERIIEALKEIPEITECYYVTGSFTLYIKIIAKNHEHMRRILYEKIDGIPGIDKTDSIVELGCAFKRNISL, from the coding sequence ATGGAATTATTAGACGAATTTGATATTAGTATTCTCAAAGAATTAGAAAAAGACGGAAGAATGGCTTTCTCAGCTATCGCCACTAATCTTAAAATATCAAATACAATGGTGCATCAGCGTATTAACAGAATGATTGAACAAGGTGTAATTGGCGGGATTAAACCCATTATTCAGGAAAAGAAAATTGGTTACGACTGGGCTTCTTTTACTGGACTTACATTAAACAAAGATTCAGATTCTGAACGAATTATTGAAGCGCTTAAAGAAATCCCTGAGATTACCGAATGTTATTATGTAACCGGTTCTTTTACGCTTTATATAAAAATCATTGCGAAAAATCATGAGCACATGCGTCGTATTCTTTACGAAAAAATCGATGGAATTCCTGGTATTGACAAGACTGATTCTATTGTAGAATTGGGATGTGCTTTTAAACGAAACATATCACTATAA